CTTTACCTCTCATATCTAgtgaataataatttgttttggagCTACAGTAACttgtcactctctctctctctctctctctctctctctctctccttgttAATACtgctttgtctttttttaatgcaaGTCACTTGTCGGAAAAGTCTTTTCCCCACTATTTATTAGCAGCACAATAAGGTGCTCTGTCTACTAATCTGTGTCCAAAATATAATAGCTTAATTGAGAAATGGCAGGACTGTTCGACAAACAAGCTGATCTATACTTGGATGGAAGGCCGACTTATCCAGCCCAATGGTATTCAATGCTAGCCGATCACACCCTTCACCACTCTTTGGCTTGGGATGTTGGCACTGGCAATGGCCAAGCTGCTCTTGGTGTTAgttctctctctttccttttcttttctctaactaatatatttattcctcaagtttcttgctttctttttctctcataATGATTAGATGATTGTGCTGTGTTATTCAGTGGGTCAAATCATCCTCTCATGGTTACCTGCCATCTTATTATCAGATGGAACTCCTTGATTTAGTCTAAGATCAGTTATATTGATTCTGCACCTGCTCTTTATGATTTTGACCAAGAATAAGGTTATTTGATTCAATCAAGAAAACTAAGTTTCTTGTTTTAGGCTAAAGATTTCATGTGTCTATATATCCACATGAATTCAATTTCgaattcttgattttatttcccTTTTGATGTTGTATCTCTACTGATATATATTTTCCTCAACTGGGCCAAAAGGTTTGATTATTAGCTTTAGATTGGTATTCTTtctctaaaaagaaaagggaaagagtgaaTATATGTTTCTAAATAAGAAAACGATCAGATGGGCCTGCAGATTTCTCTTTGCATCTCTAGGTTTAGAAGGATAAGTCGTGTGTCATTGCTACTTGATTGCTGTGATGGTGTTTTAGTTGCTAATACTTGATCTCACATAAAGTATTGCTTCCCAATTTGATTGTTTGAATTTTGATAAACAACTGGAAGATTTCACCTCATCTAATTCAcgttgcaagaaaaaaatgaaccaTTCATCTAAACCTCTTACCCCAATAGTAGAATTGAATGAATTTTATTGGCTTTGTTTGGTTGAAAAGCGGTTGTTTTCTGGTCAAAACCTCAGGCTGTTGTAGATTTTCTCATTAAACGGCTGCCTCGTGTAACATACTACATAGACTTTTTTGCACACAAGTGTTCTGCTTACATTGGTGGAACACTCTCTCTTAAAGCTAAATGAAGTTCAGGCTCTAGTTGCTTTCTGCCATTTCATCTTGTATGCATTGTGGTGAGTGAAATGGAACAGTTACAAGAATCTTCCAACTTTGTTTTTCTGAGAGAACAAAGTAACTGAAAGGTGATTACCAACTTCAGTATTGATCAGTAGTTTAGCCTGCATTAATCCATGGATTTATCAAGATTGCTGGATCATTGTGTTTAGCTTTTCTTGGTAGCTAGGTTGCTGAGCACTATGAGCAAGTAATTGGAACTGATGTGAGTGAAGCTCAATTAAAACGTTCGATGACACATCCACGGGTTCGATACTTCCACACCCCATTATCCATGTCTGATGATGAGATAATAAGCTTAATTGGTGGAGAAGATTCAGTTGATTTGGTGACTGTAGCACAGGCTGTGCACTGGTTTGATCTACCAAAATTCTATTCCCTCGTTGAACGCCTTCTAAGAAAGCCTGGAGGTCTACTTGCTGTTTGGTGCTACAATGATGCTGCAGTGAGTCCTGCATTTGATTCAGCATTCAAGCGATTTCATGACTCAACTCTTCCTTTTTGGCACCCGAATGCGTTTCTCTCAATCGAAGGTTACAAGAGACTTCCATTTCCTTTTGAGAGTATTGGTTTGGGTTCTGAAGGGAAACCACTGGAACTTGACATCCCAAAGGAGATGTCATTTGAGGGGCTTTTGAAGATGATCAGTTCTTGGTCAGCAGTCGTTACAGCCAAGGACCAAGGTGTTGATTTGCTGTCTCCGACCGTTGTTAAGGAGTTGGAGACTGTTTGGGGTGGATCTGAACTGGTTAGGTCTGTCATCTGCAAGGCTTTTATGCTTGCAGGAAAAGTCAGGCTGTGAGATTTTCTTTCCAAGCTTCAATGAGGAGAAAAGTTTATTGAAATAAAGAATTCCCGCTTATTTGCCTTCTCCTATTATATTGACTTGTCTTCTTGTTCTTCCAATAATGTTTGTATACTTCTCATCAATTTTAGCAACAGCTTCATGCATGAGTATTGTGAGTGGGTGAAAGAgtggttgtggttatttttaaaaatatttttaatttaaaaatatattaaaaaaatattttttataaaaaattatttttgatattagtgtatgaatctaaaaacatcaaaaaaaaatattaatttaaataaaaaaaaataaaaaattttttttttaaaaaatatttttaaaatacaaaaacaaatatgaattttatttacttGTATTATGTGGAGACTAGACTTAAATTTCTCTTttacacttgaaaaaaaaaatattcggtAACGAGAATTTTTTTTGCTGGCCAATGGATAAACACTAAAACATCTCAACCCatcttcttatttatttcatattcccAATATAACTGTTTTGgagttattttgatattatacaatcaaattaactagttaaaaaaacaaactagatTTATGTCTGAAATAAAACATCATCTGTTTTACTTAGATCCCAGAGATATAGGTTATTGAAAAGttgatttaaaagtattttacatcccaaaaattcatttttcaacaatattttaaataaaaaataattaaaaaaatatatgaacctaaataaacttatttttacctttaaataacctaaaaagactattcaaaaataaaaataaaaaataataatgagaatCAATAATATGaagatcaattattttaatgattaaaattattatttattgatagtGATATGTTAacaaccctataaaaaaaaatatcaaaatttagaTGTGCGGGTCTAGTTGGCAATTcaggtatttaaaaaaaa
This Populus alba chromosome 7, ASM523922v2, whole genome shotgun sequence DNA region includes the following protein-coding sequences:
- the LOC118043494 gene encoding uncharacterized protein → MAGLFDKQADLYLDGRPTYPAQWYSMLADHTLHHSLAWDVGTGNGQAALGVAEHYEQVIGTDVSEAQLKRSMTHPRVRYFHTPLSMSDDEIISLIGGEDSVDLVTVAQAVHWFDLPKFYSLVERLLRKPGGLLAVWCYNDAAVSPAFDSAFKRFHDSTLPFWHPNAFLSIEGYKRLPFPFESIGLGSEGKPLELDIPKEMSFEGLLKMISSWSAVVTAKDQGVDLLSPTVVKELETVWGGSELVRSVICKAFMLAGKVRL